CTCGATCATAGCCGCGTTTCTCGGCTGCCTCGATATCGGCCGGCGCGGCGGTGCTTTTGACCGGCTTGGCGGCTTCTTCCTTCGCCTTGGCGGCGTCGACCATCATCTGGCGCAGCGCGGCGACGTCTACCCCTGTAAGAGCCGGCGCCACCACTGTCTCGCCAACCTCAGGCGTGCGGGAAGAATCGAACGTTCGGATCGGCAGGAACTTGACCAGTTCGAGTTCGTCGTCGGCCGGCGACCATACCCAGCCTTCGCCACGCTGGAGCTTCGGTAGGCTGCCCATCACCGCCCGCGCCTGGTCGGCGTCCGCGTTGCCCTTGACCCACTCCTCGATCGCCTTCCGGTCCTGCGGGCTGGTCAGCTTCAGCGCGATCAGCGTTCCGATCTGGCTGAGAACGTTCTTATGAATCACCGCCGGCCTCTGGCTGATCATGACCGGCCGGAAGCCCTTGATGCGGCCGCGCCTGACGATCTTGTCGAAGGCGCCGAACAGGCGCTGCTCGCCGTCGGCTAGGCGCTGCGAAGCGATCTCATCGGCCTCGTCTACAATCAGGTGCAGCGCCGTCTTGTTCTTGGCGTAGAGGTTTTCCAGGAACGGCGTCAGGAACCGGTTCTTTTCTCCGTGTGTCATTTCAGATGTGTCGATGATCGCCTGCACGTCACGCTCTGCAAGCGCGAGGGCAAGAGCCTTGCCCGTGTCAGCATCGGGTGTAATCGGCACGTCTGCATGCTCGCCGCCGAAGATCAGGACAGGGAAGCCGCCATTCTCGGAACCGTCTGCGCCGGATCGCAGGCCCCACCATGCGCCGGTTGGGTCAATGACGATCACGCGCCGGCCGAGCTCGAGCAGCTGTTCGACGGCGCTCTTCGCGGTGAAAGTCTTGCCGGCGCCGGTGGTGCCGACGATCGCTGTCGGGTGGTCGAGGTACCGGGTGATATCCATCAGGACGGCCTCGCGTTCAAGGTGGGGATCTGTTCAAGGACTTTGCCTAGGATGGCCGTCTCGGAATTGAGCATGATGCGCACAGCAACCGCAGCGCAGCGTTCCATGGCCTCCTCGCC
The genomic region above belongs to Mesorhizobium terrae and contains:
- a CDS encoding ATP-binding protein; translation: MDITRYLDHPTAIVGTTGAGKTFTAKSAVEQLLELGRRVIVIDPTGAWWGLRSGADGSENGGFPVLIFGGEHADVPITPDADTGKALALALAERDVQAIIDTSEMTHGEKNRFLTPFLENLYAKNKTALHLIVDEADEIASQRLADGEQRLFGAFDKIVRRGRIKGFRPVMISQRPAVIHKNVLSQIGTLIALKLTSPQDRKAIEEWVKGNADADQARAVMGSLPKLQRGEGWVWSPADDELELVKFLPIRTFDSSRTPEVGETVVAPALTGVDVAALRQMMVDAAKAKEEAAKPVKSTAAPADIEAAEKRGYDRGEEKGYRTGYGDGWDDAFIKVRGAIENIAPTAGKPSEARQRVEYPLFAGSNPTPVTISSNPPLSTMKSKTREAVKSLASAAAKQMTLGGDPFLDVAMRVWPAKLTWAGLAAACGRKARGGSFNTRRRALLDSGRVREEGDLVVPTNPPAAPEGLAPADLLEQNLPTPSADAFKIIRRTPGISIDALAHQLGVVPRGGSWNTRMSILRKNSLISEAGGLRIAAGLE